GTGGCTGTAGGGCGATTCTGAATCGAAACCACTTTAGGTTCGATACTCCAACGAAGACTCGAGGGGTCGTGGCCAAGCCAGGCATGGCGGCTGACTCCAGAGGCTACGGCGCCCGGGACGACACTCCAGACTGATATACTGATCGGACACCTGATCAGTGTCCGTGTGATGACCCTCTGGAGTTCCGAGGCGCACCGGAGATATCAGTAGATCGGGGGTTCAAATCCCTCCGACCCCATTTGAAATAAAAAGCCCTGAGAGGCTTTTCTCGCATTCTCGACATAGTCTGAACAGGGGGTGGTCGGCGTGACGGTCACACCGTGGCAGTCGGTCGATCACTCGACGTGTCTTCATTGCGAAGACCACGTTACGGACCGGTTCCGTCGCGTTTTCGGTGATGACGACAATCGAGCCCATCGTTGTGGCAACTGCGATACCTATGCACGACTGAGCCGTGGCTCTGCAGCCGGCATCGACGTTGCGATTCCGGACCCGGAGACGTCACCCGGCCGTCACGGAGGTGAGGCTGATGCGTAATGGGTTCGTCCGAGCGAGTCGGCTGTACGATGTCGAGAGTCAGACGCCCATCACTCATCCAGCCAATCAGGCGACCGATGAGGACGTTCGTCGATCTCTCGAGCCGCGAGGTGAGTCGGCGTGAGGATCCAGTTGGAGAGTCGTGATGAATTATATCAGACACCGGTTGCTGATACTACACTACATCTTCAGGGTCTAATCCAAACGACTCGGCTACTCCCTCTCTCCAATTCTCGGCCCAGTCACCTAGATCGTAGTTACAATTCTCGCTGGGACATTTCTCTCCCGGTTCAGGGTACTCTACTTGCTTTTCGCAGGCAGGACATTTGCCGGATTTCGGCATACTCCATCAAATACAGATCAAACAATAATATCTTCCGACAATTCAGTTTTGTCTCTCCCCAATCATCGTTAGGCAATCGCCGACTGAGCAGGCTGATTGGCCAGAAGGGTGGTGTTCCGCGATGAGCCGCCTCGTCGAATCCGACGAATGTGAACGATGCGGTGACCGGGTCGACGCGCTTCGCCGGCTCTGTCCGGAGTGTACACGCGTAGTTCGGAACGCGCGGGAGGGCCCGCTATGAGTTCTCGAGCGTCGGAACTCGAGAGTTCGAAGGCCAGCGGTGACGCCCTCGAGGCCGAGATCGTGCAGTCGATCGATCCGCTCGAGTACGTGAGCGATCACACCGCCACGTGGCACGACGCGCAGACGACAACTGTCCTGGAGGCGAGTCGATCGCTGCCATTCTACGGGATCGTCCTCGTCGAGCCGAACGTTCCGGTCGAGATCAAAGGCTGTCAGATAGAGACGAGTAACGGCAGTCGGTCGACCCGCGGTCGGTTCTACATCAAACGAGCAGCCCACGAGCAACTGCTCGAGGCGGCCGGAATGTACCTGCTCGTCGTCTACCTTCCGCGGCCGGGGCTCCCGCAGGTTGCCCGGGCGATCGTGCCGGCGACGCTCGTCGACGAGTTGCTGGCCGGCCGGTGGTACGAAGTCGGCGGCTCGCGCTCGGAACAGGAGGTCGCAAAACTCGCGTGGTCGCACGTGATCGATCCGGCGGGCGTAGATCCGACGGCAACAGTAGGTGGTTCGGAGTGAGCGTCGATGCCGATCGGGACGACCGCAACCTCGAGGCCGAGCTGGCGAGCCCGGCGGCAGGTCAGTTCGGGGTTCCCGTCGATGCAGTCTGCGTAGGCTGTGGCCGAACTCGCGTCAAGCGGGCGAGCCTCGAGGAGATGGACCAGCATCCGCAGGTTGATCCAACGTCCCTTGAGGCGTCGGACTGCACGTCGTTCAAGCACGTCTGCTATCCCTGTCAGGGTGCGACGTGGTGGAATCCTGTGGCGATCCTTATCGGCTTGCTCGAGAGCGAGCGGGACCGGGGTGAGTAGGCGTGTCGCAGGTCGAGACGACGCCCCACGAGATCGAAGGTCGCTGGAAGTGGCCCGATTGGGGTCGTGGGCCGTACGACGCGCTGTCGTCGGTGATGCTCGGTCCTCCCTTCGAAGGGTACCTCGAGATCACTACCGAAATCGATGGCGAACCCTGGTACCTCGAAGTGAGCTACAGCAAATCGGGATTCGCGCCGCGGCTGTCGGACGGTAT
This portion of the Natrinema salinisoli genome encodes:
- a CDS encoding DUF7563 family protein, with the translated sequence MVGVTVTPWQSVDHSTCLHCEDHVTDRFRRVFGDDDNRAHRCGNCDTYARLSRGSAAGIDVAIPDPETSPGRHGGEADA